One region of Flammeovirgaceae bacterium genomic DNA includes:
- a CDS encoding CocE/NonD family hydrolase gives MKRFILLLLMSVCALGLLQAQEVTLEKLKEIAIVDQKVMMPMRDGVRLATDIYRPKGDKKVPIIFSRTPYNFNTWVDGEERTRSYQSAYDAVSRGYAYVVQNERGRFFSEGEWDILGTPKTDGYDAFTWMAKQPWSNGKIGTLGCSSTAEWQMAVAALDHPAHGALVAQGFGAGVGRVGEFYEQGNWYRGGATQMLFIAWLYGTQNDKFRPMFPKDITQSDLQRVQRFFDLAPEMPAVDWSYGLKHLPVKDIIKNVNGPEGIYNKMITRKPNDPAWFEGGLYHDDKPINVPGFWFVSWYDVSTGPNLALFNHVRHNVANPKAADNQYLVIAPTLHCSYKRATENTIVGERSVGDARLNYDEQIYKWFDLTLKGEDNDFKSTTPRVQYYTMGSNKWQSSDTWPPKGVVMQDFYLASGGNANTRNGDGQLVAKAPGKDMADAFIYDPENPVNSYGGNVCCTGNAVKGGAFDQSQMELRDDILVYTSGPLKEGIEVSGFIESTLYLSSDVKDTDITIKFIDVYPDGKAYNLDETIQRVRYREGYDKEVFMEQGKVYAVKMSPMSTSNYFEAGHRIRVEISSSNFPRFDRNLNTGGNNYDESKGVVAHNAIHHSKKYPSVIRVPVVK, from the coding sequence ATGAAACGTTTTATCCTTTTACTGCTGATGAGCGTGTGTGCCCTGGGGCTGTTGCAGGCTCAGGAGGTCACGCTTGAAAAACTCAAGGAAATTGCCATTGTTGACCAGAAGGTGATGATGCCCATGCGCGATGGCGTAAGGCTGGCCACCGATATTTACAGGCCCAAAGGCGACAAGAAGGTGCCCATTATTTTTTCCAGGACCCCGTATAATTTCAATACCTGGGTCGATGGGGAGGAGCGCACCCGTAGCTACCAAAGTGCCTACGATGCCGTATCGCGGGGGTATGCCTACGTGGTTCAAAACGAAAGGGGACGGTTCTTCTCGGAGGGGGAATGGGACATCCTGGGCACGCCAAAAACCGATGGTTATGACGCCTTCACCTGGATGGCCAAGCAACCCTGGTCGAACGGTAAAATAGGGACCCTGGGGTGCTCCTCCACGGCCGAATGGCAAATGGCCGTTGCCGCCCTGGACCATCCCGCCCATGGGGCGTTGGTGGCGCAGGGTTTTGGCGCAGGCGTAGGCCGGGTGGGCGAATTTTATGAGCAAGGGAACTGGTACCGTGGTGGGGCCACCCAAATGTTGTTCATCGCATGGCTTTATGGCACGCAAAACGACAAATTCCGCCCGATGTTCCCTAAAGATATTACCCAGTCCGACTTGCAAAGGGTACAGCGCTTTTTTGACCTCGCCCCGGAAATGCCCGCGGTGGACTGGTCTTACGGGCTGAAACACCTTCCCGTAAAGGACATCATCAAAAACGTAAATGGCCCCGAAGGGATTTACAATAAAATGATCACCCGCAAACCCAATGACCCCGCCTGGTTTGAGGGAGGCCTCTACCATGACGACAAACCCATTAACGTGCCCGGCTTCTGGTTTGTGTCGTGGTATGATGTGTCCACAGGCCCCAACCTTGCCCTGTTCAACCATGTGCGCCATAACGTTGCCAACCCCAAAGCGGCAGACAACCAATACCTGGTAATAGCCCCTACCCTGCATTGCTCCTACAAGCGGGCTACGGAAAATACCATCGTGGGGGAGCGAAGCGTGGGCGATGCCCGGCTAAACTATGACGAACAAATATACAAGTGGTTTGACCTCACCTTGAAGGGCGAAGACAACGATTTCAAGTCCACCACGCCAAGGGTACAGTATTACACAATGGGCAGCAACAAATGGCAATCATCGGACACCTGGCCGCCCAAAGGGGTTGTCATGCAAGACTTCTACCTGGCCAGTGGCGGCAACGCCAACACCCGGAACGGTGACGGGCAATTGGTGGCAAAAGCACCTGGCAAGGACATGGCGGACGCATTTATCTACGATCCCGAAAACCCGGTTAATTCGTATGGCGGCAACGTGTGCTGCACGGGAAATGCCGTTAAAGGAGGGGCGTTCGACCAATCGCAAATGGAGCTGCGCGATGACATCCTGGTTTATACATCAGGACCGCTAAAAGAAGGCATCGAAGTGAGCGGGTTTATTGAAAGCACGCTTTACCTCTCGTCCGATGTGAAGGACACGGACATAACGATAAAATTCATTGATGTGTACCCGGATGGAAAAGCCTACAACCTGGACGAAACCATTCAGCGGGTGCGTTACCGTGAGGGTTACGACAAGGAGGTGTTTATGGAACAGGGAAAAGTTTACGCGGTCAAGATGTCACCGATGTCCACCAGCAATTACTTTGAAGCCGGGCACCGCATCAGGGTTGAAATATCAAGCAGTAATTTCCCTAGGTTCGACAGGAACCTGAACACAGGCGGGAACAATTATGATGAGTCAAAGGGCGTGGTGGCGCACAACGCCATCCATCATTCCAAAAAATACCCCTCCGTCATCCGGGTGCCGGTGGTCAAATGA
- a CDS encoding sodium:solute symporter has protein sequence MHSIDWAILFSTLVLIVAYGTWKTRGSRNIDGYLLGNKSLPWWNVCLSIMATQASAITFLSTPGQAYEDGMRFLQFYFGLPLAMVILSITAVPLYHRLKVYTAYEYLESRFDLKTRSLAAFFFLMLRGLSVGITIYAPSLILSTMLDWNINITTVFIGTLVMIYTVSGGTKAVSLTQKYQLTIIMGGMIVAGWVAFSKLPNNITFGEAFQVAGEMGKLNLINLSFDLSDRYNIWSGLIGGLFLFLSYFGADQSQVGRYLGGSSVGQSRLGLIFNGLLKVPMQFIILYIGILVFVFYQFNQAPVFHNQALKDKAMQTEYAEDITSLESQYDQVFVEKRKEAENLVGAIRQKDNALIEQAKESIEKIQDKEKGIRNQVKEKIADAIPGANTLDKDYVFITFVMTYLPHGLIGLLLAVVFSAAMASTASELNALASTTTVDIYKRSVKPEADDYHYVKASKWFTAGWAVFGMMFASIANQAENLIQFVNIIGSLFYGTILGIFLSAFYLKYIKSNAVFIAAIVAEAVILYFYFFTKMAYLLYNIVGCLVVVVVAFGVQYLENQGTKKASR, from the coding sequence ATGCATTCCATTGACTGGGCAATCCTATTCTCCACACTCGTCCTTATTGTGGCCTATGGCACCTGGAAAACCCGCGGCAGCCGGAACATAGACGGCTATCTGTTGGGCAACAAAAGCCTGCCGTGGTGGAACGTGTGCCTGTCGATAATGGCCACCCAGGCAAGTGCCATCACCTTTCTGTCCACGCCCGGCCAGGCATACGAGGATGGGATGCGTTTCCTCCAGTTTTATTTTGGTTTGCCATTGGCCATGGTTATCCTCAGCATCACCGCGGTGCCTTTGTACCACCGCCTAAAGGTGTACACGGCCTATGAATACCTGGAAAGCCGGTTTGACTTAAAAACCCGCTCCCTGGCCGCTTTTTTCTTTCTGATGTTGCGCGGGCTCTCAGTAGGTATTACCATCTATGCCCCGTCCCTGATCCTTTCCACCATGCTGGACTGGAACATCAATATCACCACTGTTTTTATCGGGACGCTGGTGATGATCTACACGGTGAGCGGTGGGACGAAGGCGGTGAGCCTGACCCAAAAATACCAGCTCACCATTATCATGGGCGGGATGATTGTTGCCGGATGGGTTGCCTTCTCCAAATTGCCCAATAATATCACCTTTGGCGAGGCTTTTCAGGTGGCAGGGGAGATGGGCAAGCTTAACCTCATCAACCTGTCATTTGACCTGAGCGACCGGTACAACATTTGGTCGGGGTTGATCGGTGGCCTTTTCCTTTTCCTTTCCTATTTCGGGGCGGACCAATCCCAGGTGGGGAGGTACCTGGGGGGGAGTTCCGTGGGGCAAAGCCGGTTGGGCTTGATATTCAACGGCCTCCTGAAAGTACCCATGCAGTTCATCATCCTCTATATTGGGATTTTGGTATTTGTCTTTTACCAATTCAACCAGGCGCCCGTGTTCCACAACCAGGCGCTGAAGGACAAAGCCATGCAAACGGAGTATGCCGAAGACATTACGTCCCTCGAATCGCAATACGACCAGGTTTTTGTTGAGAAAAGAAAGGAGGCGGAGAACCTTGTAGGGGCCATACGCCAGAAGGACAATGCCTTGATAGAGCAAGCTAAAGAGTCCATTGAAAAAATACAGGACAAGGAGAAAGGGATAAGGAACCAGGTAAAGGAAAAAATTGCCGATGCCATACCGGGCGCCAATACCCTGGACAAGGATTACGTGTTCATTACATTTGTCATGACCTACCTGCCCCATGGGCTTATTGGGCTGCTGCTCGCGGTGGTTTTTTCGGCCGCCATGGCCTCCACGGCCTCCGAGCTCAATGCGTTGGCATCCACCACAACGGTGGATATTTACAAGCGCTCCGTTAAGCCGGAGGCCGATGATTACCATTATGTAAAGGCATCAAAATGGTTTACCGCAGGCTGGGCTGTTTTTGGGATGATGTTCGCTTCGATAGCCAACCAGGCAGAGAACCTCATTCAGTTTGTGAACATCATCGGGTCTTTGTTTTATGGGACGATCCTGGGGATTTTCCTTTCTGCTTTTTACCTCAAATACATCAAGTCCAACGCAGTGTTTATTGCGGCCATAGTGGCCGAGGCCGTGATCTTGTATTTCTACTTCTTTACCAAAATGGCATACCTCCTTTACAACATCGTGGGGTGTTTGGTGGTAGTGGTTGTGGCCTTTGGGGTACAATACCTGGAAAACCAGGGCACAAAAAAAGCATCCCGGTAA
- a CDS encoding ATP-binding cassette domain-containing protein, giving the protein MITTQNLTLQYGKRVLFDHVNIKFVGGNCYGVIGANGAGKSTFLKILAGDVAPNAGHVSVEPGKRMAVLRQNHFEFDEVPVLDTVIMGHNKLWKLMKEKDAIYAKPDFSEADGVRASELEAEFAEMDGWNAEPDAAALLSGLGIEEAVHHSLMKDLNGNQKVRVLLAQAIFGNPDILILDEPTNDLDIHTVSWLEDFLLDFKNTVIVVSHDRHFLDTVCTHIADIDFKSIKLYTGNYSFWYESSQLALAQRASSNKKAEEKKKELQEFIARFSANASKSRQATSRRKLLEKISIDEIQPSNRRYPAIIFQQKRTAGDQILHVEGLTAKAEDRPLFANLDFYVNKGDKIAFLGKDSLAITTLFRILAGEVAPVSGTFKLGQTITMAYLPNDNEKYFQSDDNLIDWLRQFSEEDKDEVYIRGFLGKMLFSGEEVFKKCNVLSGGEKVRCMVSRMMLQGANLLILDEPTNHLDLESIQAFNNALKDFPGTVLFTSHDHTFTETIANRIIELSPNGNIDKLMTYDEYISSDKVAGQKEALYA; this is encoded by the coding sequence ATGATCACAACACAAAACCTCACCCTTCAATACGGAAAAAGGGTGCTTTTCGACCATGTCAACATAAAATTTGTAGGAGGGAACTGCTACGGGGTAATTGGCGCCAATGGTGCAGGCAAGTCCACGTTTCTCAAAATCCTGGCCGGGGACGTTGCCCCAAATGCCGGCCACGTATCCGTGGAGCCGGGCAAGCGAATGGCGGTCTTACGCCAAAACCACTTTGAGTTTGACGAAGTCCCTGTATTGGACACCGTGATCATGGGCCACAACAAATTGTGGAAATTGATGAAGGAAAAAGACGCCATTTACGCAAAGCCGGACTTTTCCGAAGCCGATGGCGTGCGGGCATCCGAACTGGAAGCGGAATTTGCCGAAATGGACGGGTGGAATGCGGAACCCGATGCGGCAGCCCTTCTTAGTGGGCTGGGGATCGAAGAGGCCGTTCACCACTCCCTGATGAAAGACCTGAACGGCAACCAGAAGGTGCGCGTGCTGCTGGCCCAGGCCATCTTTGGCAACCCGGACATCCTTATACTGGACGAGCCCACCAACGACCTGGACATCCACACCGTAAGCTGGCTGGAAGATTTTTTGCTGGACTTCAAGAACACGGTGATCGTGGTGTCGCACGACCGCCACTTCCTGGACACGGTGTGCACCCACATTGCCGACATCGACTTTAAATCCATAAAACTCTATACCGGCAACTATTCCTTCTGGTACGAATCCAGTCAATTGGCATTGGCCCAACGTGCCAGCTCCAACAAAAAGGCGGAAGAAAAAAAGAAGGAATTGCAGGAGTTCATTGCGCGCTTTAGCGCAAACGCATCCAAATCCAGGCAGGCCACCAGCAGGAGGAAATTGCTGGAGAAGATCAGCATTGACGAAATCCAGCCTTCCAACAGGAGGTACCCCGCCATCATCTTTCAACAGAAGCGTACCGCTGGGGACCAAATCCTGCACGTGGAAGGGCTCACCGCCAAAGCGGAAGACCGCCCGCTTTTTGCCAACCTTGACTTTTATGTGAATAAGGGGGACAAAATTGCCTTTCTTGGCAAAGACAGCCTGGCCATCACTACCCTGTTCAGGATACTGGCCGGTGAGGTGGCACCGGTATCGGGCACCTTCAAGTTGGGGCAAACCATCACCATGGCCTATCTGCCCAACGACAATGAAAAATATTTCCAATCCGATGACAACCTTATCGATTGGCTGCGGCAGTTTTCAGAAGAAGACAAGGACGAAGTATATATCCGGGGCTTCCTTGGCAAAATGCTGTTCTCGGGCGAAGAGGTTTTTAAAAAGTGCAATGTGCTTTCCGGTGGGGAAAAGGTCCGGTGCATGGTGTCACGGATGATGCTGCAAGGGGCCAACCTTTTGATACTTGACGAGCCTACCAACCACCTGGACCTGGAGTCGATACAGGCATTTAACAACGCCTTGAAAGATTTCCCCGGGACAGTGCTGTTCACCTCCCACGACCATACCTTCACCGAAACCATCGCCAACCGCATCATCGAGCTTTCACCGAACGGGAACATCGACAAGCTGATGACCTATGATGAATATATCTCCAGCGATAAAGTAGCAGGGCAAAAGGAAGCTTTGTACGCATAG
- a CDS encoding PIG-L family deacetylase: MRKVIFFILCATVSSFAQPHTQPDAAKIKLRLKKLNFLGTVLYVAAHPDDENTRAIAYLSNERLATTGYLSMTRGDGGQNLIGPEIRDQLGVIRTQELLAARRIDGGHQFFTRANDFGYSKNATETFRIWNKQEVLSDVVRVMRKFQPDIILTRFPPDARAGHGHHTASAILAQEAFDLTNDPSAFPDQVPETGLWQAKGIYTNTGRWWNQDIDQNTPGIVAMDVGAYNPLLGMSYPEMAALSRTQHKSQGFGSSGSRGESLEFFEFVKGYHAKDNLWETINTTWTRVEGGAKVGAIVEKLIAGYSEDDPAASVPGLLEARREIMGLKDGIWKTRKLKEVNELIEDCMGLYMEAKADNYYLAPGERVGAAFEWVNRSGLPIKVKRITAPALSYDSTMDITLADNKPLEFKASKTLNANAPYSGPYWLNEPHSLGLFTVKDKSMIGKPENGPAIVFQVQMELDGEKLSFSVPLIYKWTDPVKGELWRPVEVVPPLSLNLSEPVVVFNNAGPRMVSVLAKSNVDRKLVGAISLDLPKGWRSEPAGHSIELSHRGEEKPVLFRVFPSDEEATSVLKAKATLEGQTFDRSMQVIAYDHFPIQTLLPPAEAKLVRINLKKEGARVGYVEGAGDQIPAALRNMGYEVVELKNDEVAPAALAGLDAVVLGIRALNTNERIQYFMPDLLDYVKRGGTLIVQYNTNSRLEIAQDKFSPYPLALSRDRVTDEDSEVKILKPQHVALNAPNKITANDFEGWVQERGLYFPNKWDPKFEAPIAMKDPGEELTEGSLLIAKYGEGNYVYTGLSFFRELPEGVPGAYKLFANLVSLGKTNKPASPKTKSGK, from the coding sequence ATGAGGAAAGTTATCTTCTTTATTTTATGTGCCACGGTAAGTTCTTTTGCACAGCCGCACACACAACCCGATGCCGCCAAAATCAAGTTACGCCTAAAGAAGCTCAATTTCCTGGGGACCGTGCTGTACGTGGCCGCCCATCCGGATGACGAAAACACCAGGGCAATAGCCTACCTCTCCAACGAACGGTTGGCCACCACAGGGTACCTTTCCATGACACGGGGCGATGGTGGCCAAAACCTGATTGGCCCTGAGATCAGGGACCAGCTTGGGGTGATACGCACACAGGAGTTGCTGGCCGCCAGGAGGATCGATGGGGGACATCAGTTTTTTACCCGTGCCAACGACTTTGGCTATTCAAAAAATGCCACGGAGACTTTCAGGATTTGGAACAAACAGGAGGTGTTGTCTGACGTGGTGCGCGTGATGAGGAAATTCCAACCCGACATCATTTTGACCCGGTTCCCCCCGGACGCCCGTGCAGGGCATGGCCACCATACGGCCTCGGCCATCCTCGCCCAGGAAGCCTTTGACCTTACCAACGACCCATCGGCTTTTCCCGATCAGGTGCCAGAAACAGGGCTCTGGCAGGCAAAGGGGATTTATACCAACACCGGCAGGTGGTGGAACCAGGACATAGATCAAAATACCCCCGGCATCGTGGCGATGGACGTAGGGGCATACAATCCCTTGCTGGGCATGTCATACCCCGAAATGGCAGCGTTGAGCAGGACCCAGCACAAAAGCCAGGGGTTTGGCTCATCAGGAAGCAGGGGGGAGTCTCTTGAATTTTTTGAATTTGTGAAAGGCTACCACGCCAAGGACAACCTTTGGGAAACCATAAACACCACGTGGACGCGGGTGGAGGGTGGCGCCAAGGTGGGCGCAATAGTTGAAAAATTGATAGCGGGATACAGTGAGGACGATCCTGCCGCTTCCGTTCCAGGCCTTTTGGAGGCACGCAGGGAAATCATGGGGCTAAAAGACGGGATATGGAAAACCCGAAAGCTCAAAGAAGTAAACGAATTAATTGAAGATTGCATGGGCCTCTACATGGAGGCAAAGGCCGACAACTATTACCTGGCGCCCGGGGAAAGGGTGGGGGCGGCCTTTGAATGGGTCAACCGGTCGGGGCTGCCGATAAAAGTTAAAAGGATAACCGCCCCAGCGCTGTCGTATGATTCGACCATGGACATCACCCTGGCCGACAACAAGCCGCTGGAGTTTAAAGCAAGCAAAACGCTCAATGCCAATGCCCCTTATTCAGGCCCTTATTGGCTGAACGAACCCCATTCGCTGGGGCTTTTCACCGTTAAGGACAAATCCATGATCGGCAAACCGGAAAATGGCCCCGCTATTGTGTTTCAAGTCCAGATGGAATTGGATGGGGAAAAGTTATCTTTTTCCGTGCCGTTGATCTATAAATGGACAGACCCCGTAAAAGGCGAACTTTGGCGGCCGGTCGAGGTGGTGCCCCCCTTGTCGCTGAATTTGTCGGAGCCTGTTGTGGTCTTCAATAATGCCGGCCCAAGGATGGTTTCGGTGCTGGCCAAATCAAACGTTGACCGTAAACTGGTGGGGGCGATTTCCCTCGACCTTCCCAAAGGCTGGCGGTCGGAACCTGCGGGGCATTCCATTGAGCTCTCCCATAGGGGCGAGGAAAAACCGGTCTTGTTCAGGGTGTTCCCATCCGATGAAGAGGCCACATCAGTGCTGAAGGCAAAGGCCACCTTGGAAGGCCAAACCTTTGACCGGTCCATGCAGGTGATAGCCTATGACCATTTTCCCATCCAAACCTTATTGCCGCCTGCCGAAGCCAAGCTGGTACGCATCAACCTGAAGAAAGAAGGGGCACGTGTTGGGTATGTGGAAGGCGCAGGGGATCAAATTCCAGCTGCCCTCAGGAACATGGGGTATGAGGTGGTGGAATTGAAAAACGATGAAGTGGCGCCCGCTGCCCTTGCCGGGCTTGATGCGGTCGTTTTGGGCATACGGGCGTTGAACACGAATGAGAGGATACAATACTTTATGCCCGACTTGCTCGACTATGTAAAAAGGGGGGGGACTTTGATCGTTCAGTACAATACCAATTCCAGGCTGGAAATTGCCCAGGACAAATTTTCCCCATACCCGCTTGCGTTGTCTCGTGACCGGGTCACGGACGAAGACAGTGAGGTAAAAATTTTAAAGCCCCAGCATGTGGCACTCAATGCGCCCAATAAAATAACCGCCAATGACTTTGAAGGTTGGGTGCAGGAGCGGGGCCTGTATTTCCCCAATAAGTGGGACCCTAAGTTTGAAGCACCCATTGCCATGAAAGACCCCGGTGAGGAGTTGACGGAAGGATCGCTACTTATAGCGAAGTATGGGGAGGGAAATTACGTGTACACCGGCCTGTCTTTTTTTAGGGAGCTGCCCGAAGGCGTGCCAGGTGCCTATAAACTATTTGCCAACCTTGTTTCACTGGGCAAGACGAACAAGCCGGCCAGCCCCAAAACAAAATCTGGAAAATGA